One genomic segment of Desmodus rotundus isolate HL8 chromosome 5, HLdesRot8A.1, whole genome shotgun sequence includes these proteins:
- the NXPE4 gene encoding LOW QUALITY PROTEIN: NXPE family member 4 (The sequence of the model RefSeq protein was modified relative to this genomic sequence to represent the inferred CDS: inserted 2 bases in 2 codons; substituted 1 base at 1 genomic stop codon): protein MLMGGCNFSILLCNYYLEPCFLIFRSTFRLISVFVSVGTEIMENFNTINIAKCNIWQKKTVSMKKKYKFGMASSIPSGHIWKDTWNPVSYSWAPIEVKDCLRRKCIYLMGDFTICQWMEYFKGSINTLKSMDLHKSGKFQQQLAVHLDKSITIQWQKQGKSLIGSLTYSVKEIKYIPRXFDRTGGEKNTVTGISLGLHFRPFPIDVFMXKALDVHEAVQCLXLRSPDTMLIIKTEDIREMHSDVEKSDDFHGYIQYLAIKDIFQDLNMGIIDTWDVTIVYSTNHVHLPQSVVRHQIKILLNCIC from the exons ATGCTCATGGGAGGGTGTAACTTCAGCATCCTCCTATGCAACTATTATCTTGAACCCTGTTTCCTGATCTTTAGGTCCACCTTCAGATTAATttctgtgtttgtctctgtgGGTACAGAGATTATGGAAAACTTCAACACTATAAATATTGCCAAATGCAATA TTTGGCAGAAAAAAACAgtttcaatgaaaaagaaatacaagtttgGAATGGCATCCTCAATCCCCAGTGGACATATCTGGAAAGACACATGGAATCCTGTCTCTTATAGTTGGGCTCCAATTGAAGTGAAAGATTGCCTgagaagaaaatgtatatatctaaTGGGAGATTTCACGATATGCCAGTGGATGGAATACTTCAAAGGCAGTATTAACA CTCTGAAGTCAATGGATCTTCATAAATCTGGAAAATTTCAACAGCAGCTTGCTGTGCACTTGGATAAGAGTATCACCATCCAGTGGCAAAAACAAGGTAAGTCCTTGATTGGATCACTGACCTATTCAGTTAAAGAGATCAAGTACATCCCCA TATTTGACAgaactggaggagaaaaaaatactgtCACTGGTATTTCTCTGGGCTTGCATTTCAGACCCTTTCCCATTGATGTTTTTATGTGAAAGGCTCTTGACGTGCATGAAGCTGTTCAATGTC TTCTGAGAAGTCCAGACACTATGCTTATCATTAAAACAGAGGACATCAGGGAGATGCACAGTGATGTGGAGAAATCTGATGACTTTCATGGTTACATTCAATATCTTGCCATAAAGGACATTTTCCAGGATCTCAACATGGGCATCATTGATACCTGGGATGTAACAATTGTATATAGCACAAATCATGTCCATCTACCTCAATCTGTAGTAagacatcaaattaaaatattattaaactgTATTTGCTAA